Proteins encoded in a region of the Malaciobacter mytili LMG 24559 genome:
- a CDS encoding rhodanese-like domain-containing protein: MKKILLSIMIMFSTIFAVDFSQDTLYKADIDSQTAYNLQQKGAILIDVRTKREFEFAHPKDAINIPIFYEKFGQRVLNKDFVEQVDYLVKSNMEKEIILICRSGSRTKFAANILGQEGFSNIYNIKNGFAYDWSKTQLPISK, from the coding sequence GTGAAAAAGATCTTACTTTCAATAATGATTATGTTTTCAACTATTTTTGCTGTAGATTTTAGTCAAGACACTTTATACAAAGCTGATATTGACTCACAAACAGCCTACAATTTACAGCAAAAAGGTGCAATTTTAATTGATGTTCGAACAAAAAGAGAGTTTGAATTTGCACATCCAAAAGATGCAATAAATATTCCAATTTTTTATGAAAAATTTGGACAAAGAGTTTTAAATAAAGATTTTGTGGAACAAGTAGATTATTTAGTTAAATCAAATATGGAAAAAGAAATAATCTTAATTTGTAGAAGTGGTTCTAGAACTAAATTTGCTGCTAATATTTTAGGTCAAGAAGGCTTTTCAAATATATATAATATAAAAAATGGTTTTGCTTATGACTGGAGCAAAACACAACTACCTATTTCAAAATAA
- a CDS encoding cation diffusion facilitator family transporter — MTLQKKATLISSSVAALLTLIKLIIGIASGSVAVLASAIDSILDMFVSIFNYFAISNAEKPADKTFNYGRGKIEALASVIEGTIITISGLFLLYQAVKKALTNEVSQYLDISLMVMGISLVITISLVLYLNYVAKKTNSMVIKADALHYKTDVYTNIAVLISLVLVNLTGYEIVDIIVGGFIALFIIYSAYELIRDGILILLDRAVEDEIVLKIEKIINSNERINTYHLLKTREAANQTFVEVHLVFDCLITLMEAHKVSDKIENEIKKLDEKRDWVINIHMDPYDDFKLNKEK; from the coding sequence ATGACACTACAAAAAAAGGCTACGCTTATTTCTTCAAGCGTAGCTGCACTTTTAACACTAATCAAATTAATTATTGGTATTGCTAGTGGTTCAGTGGCAGTTTTGGCTTCTGCTATTGATTCTATTTTAGATATGTTTGTATCTATCTTTAACTATTTTGCTATTTCAAATGCTGAAAAACCAGCTGATAAAACATTTAATTATGGAAGAGGAAAGATTGAGGCATTAGCTTCTGTAATTGAAGGAACTATTATTACAATTTCAGGGCTGTTTTTATTATATCAAGCAGTAAAAAAAGCTCTTACAAATGAAGTATCACAATATTTAGATATTTCATTAATGGTAATGGGTATCTCTTTAGTTATTACTATTTCATTAGTTTTATATTTAAATTATGTGGCTAAAAAAACAAATAGTATGGTTATAAAAGCTGATGCACTACATTATAAAACAGATGTATATACAAATATTGCTGTTTTAATTTCACTTGTATTAGTAAATCTTACAGGATATGAAATAGTTGATATAATAGTTGGTGGGTTTATTGCTTTATTTATTATTTATTCAGCATATGAGCTTATAAGAGATGGTATTTTAATACTATTAGATAGAGCTGTTGAAGATGAAATAGTTTTAAAAATTGAAAAAATAATTAATTCAAATGAAAGAATAAATACCTATCATTTATTAAAAACAAGAGAAGCTGCAAATCAAACTTTTGTAGAAGTACATTTAGTATTTGATTGTCTAATTACACTTATGGAAGCACATAAAGTAAGTGATAAAATAGAAAATGAAATAAAAAAACTAGATGAAAAAAGAGACTGGGTTATAAATATTCATATGGATCCATATGATGATTTTAAATTAAATAAGGAGAAATAG
- the metE gene encoding 5-methyltetrahydropteroyltriglutamate--homocysteine S-methyltransferase has translation MSKNYVIGFPRIGEKRELKKVLEQYWLGEIDFLEVEFVSKELKKRHWAYQKSTKVQYISSNDFSYYDNMLDTTILFGAIPKRFQHLKDEELYFAMARGTKEAVAMQMTKWFNTNYHYIVPELSKQSNFTLNSKKIIQEYKEAKELGITPKINLIGPITYLALSKTVDNSDVFMHINRLVEEYAKLLEEISTLDEEIILQLEEPIFVKDVEPKLLSLLKPTYEKLASISSKVKIAVITYFEHSNEATKILVNTPIWAIGLDFIYGEKNFEVLEEIKTSNKVLIAGIIDGRNIWKSNLRKKVELLEKIATTIDKNNILVSTSCSLLHVPFSLEYETALDKEIKSWLSFAREKLEELKIVSKIFFKEELSLEDKAYIKRNEEDNEKRKNSLKIHNKTVQEELKTLTKLQREEKFEKRIKAQREFFKYENLATTTIGSFPQTAEIRQVRRDFKNNIISKEVYEEKIKEYISDCIAFQESIGLDVLVHGEPERNDMVEYFGELLEGFAFTKNAWVQSYGSRCVKPPLIFGDVSRQKPMSVQWLTFAQSKTSKVVKGMLTGPVTILNWSFVRDDKPRNEVAKQIALAISKEVDDLQNAGIKMIQVDEAAFKEGYPLRKENIKIYEKWAVENFRLSVSSAKIDTQIHTHMCYSEFNDIIKTIEAMDADVISIETARSGNRLLKIFKEVGYKQEVGPGIYDIHSPRVPSVEEMVEQIKALLEVLPKEQLWINPDCGLKTRKWPEVKLSLENLVKAVNIVRNS, from the coding sequence ATGTCTAAAAATTATGTAATAGGATTTCCAAGAATTGGAGAAAAAAGAGAACTTAAAAAAGTTTTAGAGCAGTATTGGTTGGGTGAAATTGACTTCTTAGAAGTTGAATTTGTATCAAAAGAGTTAAAAAAAAGACATTGGGCTTATCAAAAAAGTACAAAGGTTCAATATATCTCTTCAAATGATTTTTCATATTATGACAATATGTTAGATACTACAATTTTATTTGGAGCAATACCAAAAAGATTTCAGCATTTAAAAGATGAAGAATTATATTTTGCAATGGCAAGGGGAACAAAAGAGGCTGTTGCTATGCAAATGACAAAATGGTTTAATACAAATTATCACTATATTGTTCCTGAACTTTCAAAACAGAGTAATTTTACTTTAAATAGTAAAAAAATTATACAAGAATATAAAGAGGCTAAAGAGTTAGGAATAACACCAAAAATCAATTTAATAGGGCCAATAACATATTTGGCTTTATCAAAAACTGTAGATAATAGTGATGTTTTTATGCATATTAATAGACTTGTAGAAGAGTATGCAAAGCTTTTAGAAGAAATAAGCACTTTAGATGAAGAGATAATTTTACAACTAGAAGAGCCAATTTTTGTAAAAGATGTAGAACCAAAACTTTTATCTTTACTAAAGCCAACTTATGAAAAATTAGCTTCAATATCTTCTAAAGTAAAAATAGCAGTGATAACTTATTTTGAACATTCAAATGAAGCAACAAAAATTTTAGTAAATACTCCAATTTGGGCAATAGGCTTAGACTTTATTTATGGTGAGAAAAATTTTGAAGTTTTAGAAGAGATAAAAACTTCAAATAAAGTTTTAATAGCAGGAATTATTGATGGAAGAAATATTTGGAAAAGTAATCTAAGAAAAAAAGTAGAACTTTTAGAAAAAATAGCAACTACAATTGATAAAAACAATATTTTAGTATCTACTTCTTGCTCTTTATTGCATGTTCCTTTTTCTTTGGAGTATGAAACAGCTTTAGATAAAGAGATAAAATCTTGGCTAAGTTTTGCAAGAGAAAAACTTGAAGAGTTAAAAATAGTTTCAAAAATATTTTTTAAAGAAGAATTATCTTTAGAAGATAAAGCTTATATAAAAAGAAATGAAGAGGACAATGAAAAACGAAAAAACTCTTTAAAAATTCATAATAAAACTGTGCAAGAGGAGTTAAAAACTCTTACAAAATTACAAAGAGAAGAGAAATTTGAAAAAAGAATCAAAGCTCAAAGAGAGTTTTTCAAATATGAAAATTTAGCTACTACAACTATTGGTTCTTTTCCTCAAACAGCAGAAATTCGCCAAGTAAGAAGAGATTTTAAAAATAATATAATCTCAAAAGAAGTTTATGAAGAAAAAATCAAAGAGTATATAAGTGATTGTATAGCTTTTCAAGAGAGTATTGGTTTAGATGTATTAGTTCATGGTGAGCCAGAAAGAAATGATATGGTGGAATATTTTGGAGAATTACTTGAAGGTTTTGCCTTTACAAAAAATGCTTGGGTGCAATCTTATGGAAGTAGATGTGTAAAACCACCTCTTATTTTTGGTGATGTAAGTAGGCAAAAACCTATGAGTGTACAATGGCTAACTTTTGCTCAAAGCAAAACTTCTAAAGTAGTAAAAGGGATGCTAACAGGACCAGTTACAATATTAAATTGGTCTTTTGTTAGAGATGATAAACCAAGAAATGAAGTTGCTAAACAAATAGCATTAGCAATATCAAAAGAGGTTGATGATTTACAAAATGCAGGTATTAAGATGATTCAAGTTGATGAAGCTGCATTTAAAGAAGGATACCCTTTAAGAAAAGAAAATATTAAAATATATGAAAAATGGGCAGTTGAAAATTTTAGATTAAGTGTTAGTAGTGCAAAAATTGATACTCAAATACATACACATATGTGTTATAGTGAGTTTAATGATATTATAAAAACTATTGAAGCTATGGATGCTGATGTTATTTCTATTGAAACTGCAAGAAGTGGAAATAGACTTTTAAAAATTTTTAAAGAAGTAGGATATAAGCAAGAAGTAGGGCCTGGGATTTATGATATTCACTCTCCTAGAGTTCCTAGTGTAGAAGAGATGGTTGAACAAATAAAAGCTTTACTTGAAGTTCTACCAAAAGAGCAATTATGGATAAATCCAGATTGTGGCTTAAAAACTAGAAAATGGCCAGAAGTTAAATTAAGTTTAGAAAACTTAGTAAAAGCGGTTAATATTGTTAGAAATAGCTAA
- a CDS encoding lipoate--protein ligase family protein: protein MIKNKKFRLIVSNKQNAKVNMSIDKALASCFKENDLPILRLYTWENSFTVGLSQKCEDYKEFINEYKNNCAKRITGGGVLFHGHDLSYSLVLPSNDFEGLSVKQSYERICQFLLTFYKNLGLEAAFAKDLPSVQLSKHEFCQIGYEAYDILVNGTKIGGNAQKRAKKMIFQHGSIPIYGLNNKKRVGSSLEEFNINMDFEEATKRVIEAFKESFDVEFLNSSLNSIESEKLTKILEE, encoded by the coding sequence ATGATTAAAAATAAAAAATTTAGATTGATTGTTTCTAATAAACAAAATGCAAAAGTTAATATGAGTATAGATAAAGCTTTAGCAAGTTGTTTTAAAGAAAATGACTTACCTATTTTGCGTCTTTATACTTGGGAAAACTCTTTTACTGTGGGTTTATCACAGAAATGTGAAGACTATAAAGAGTTTATAAATGAGTATAAAAACAACTGTGCCAAAAGAATTACTGGTGGTGGAGTTTTATTTCATGGACATGACTTATCATATAGTCTTGTTTTACCAAGTAATGATTTTGAAGGTTTAAGTGTAAAACAAAGTTATGAAAGAATTTGTCAGTTTCTTTTAACTTTTTATAAAAACTTAGGATTAGAAGCAGCTTTTGCAAAAGATTTACCAAGTGTACAACTTAGTAAACATGAATTTTGTCAAATAGGTTATGAAGCTTATGATATTTTAGTAAATGGTACTAAAATAGGTGGAAATGCTCAAAAAAGAGCAAAAAAAATGATATTTCAACATGGTTCTATTCCTATATATGGATTAAATAATAAAAAAAGAGTTGGAAGTAGTTTAGAAGAGTTTAATATAAATATGGACTTTGAAGAAGCTACAAAAAGAGTAATTGAAGCTTTTAAAGAAAGTTTTGATGTTGAGTTTTTAAACTCTTCTTTAAATAGTATAGAGAGTGAAAAACTTACAAAAATATTAGAGGAATAA
- the aceE gene encoding pyruvate dehydrogenase (acetyl-transferring), homodimeric type: protein MSDTNLKDIDPSETQEWLDALQTIIEEEGKERAHFLLEKLIEKARRNGAHLPYTATTAYLNTIPVHQEPKMPANLLLERKIRSIIRWNAQTMVLRASKKDLELGGHIASFASSATLYDVGFNHFFKAPNDNDGGDLIYFQGHIAPGIYARSFVEGRITEEQMDNFRQEVDGKGLSSYPHPKLMPDYWQFPTVSMGLGPIQAIYQARFLKYLTDRGIKDCSKQKIYCFMGDGECDEPESLGAINLAGREGLDNLIFVINCNLQRLDGPVRGNGKIIQELEGGFRGAGWEVIKVIWGRYWDPLLEKDKTGKLVELMEETVDGEYQNYKQKGGAYTREHFFNKYEETKELVANMGDDEIWRLNRGGHDPVKVYAAYKRANETKGRPTVILAKTVKGYGMGDAAEGKNIAHGVKKIDFDTLKKFRDRFDIPISDEELKTLPYYKPAEDSEEMQYLRERRAALGGYVPQRRKEFSAKLQIPALNAFEAILEGSGDREVSTTMVFVRILNALVKDKGIGKRIVPIVPDEARTFGMEGMFRQIGIYAHEGQKYVPQDRDQVAYYKEDKKGQVLQEGINELGAMGSWVAAATSYSVNDCPMIPFYIYYSMFGFQRIGDMAWAAGDLQARGFLVGGTSGRTTLNGEGLQHQDGHSHILANTIPNCISYDPTYGYELAVIVQNGIERMYGEKQENIFYYLTTMNENYKQPAMPKGVEEGIIKGIYKLETTEAKNNFDVKLLGCGSILEQVRTASQILANDYGISSEVYSVTSFNELTREAQDVERYNMLHPNDENKVPFITQVLGENDNNIVVSATDYMKLYSEQIRAYVKGNYKTLGTDGFGRSDSRDNLRAHFEVDANFIVFTTISQLVEKGKLDKSVLIDTIKKFNINTEKINPLKA from the coding sequence ATGTCAGATACAAATTTAAAAGATATTGACCCTAGCGAAACGCAAGAGTGGCTTGATGCCCTTCAAACAATTATTGAAGAAGAAGGTAAAGAAAGAGCACACTTTTTACTTGAAAAATTGATTGAAAAAGCTAGAAGAAATGGTGCACACTTACCATATACAGCTACAACAGCATATTTAAATACAATCCCTGTGCATCAAGAACCAAAAATGCCTGCAAACTTATTATTAGAAAGAAAAATTAGATCAATTATTAGATGGAATGCACAAACAATGGTTCTAAGAGCTTCTAAAAAAGACTTAGAGTTAGGTGGACATATTGCATCATTTGCATCTTCTGCAACATTATATGATGTGGGATTTAATCACTTTTTTAAAGCACCAAATGATAATGATGGTGGAGATTTAATCTATTTCCAAGGTCACATAGCTCCTGGAATTTATGCAAGATCATTTGTAGAAGGTAGAATTACTGAAGAACAAATGGATAACTTTAGACAAGAAGTTGATGGAAAAGGATTATCTTCTTATCCACACCCAAAACTTATGCCTGATTATTGGCAATTCCCAACTGTTTCAATGGGACTTGGACCAATTCAAGCAATTTATCAAGCTAGATTTTTAAAATATCTAACAGATAGAGGAATTAAAGATTGTAGCAAACAAAAAATCTATTGTTTTATGGGAGATGGTGAATGTGATGAGCCAGAATCTCTTGGAGCAATTAACCTAGCAGGAAGAGAAGGTTTAGATAACTTAATTTTCGTAATCAATTGTAACTTACAAAGACTAGATGGACCAGTTAGAGGAAATGGAAAAATTATCCAAGAACTTGAAGGTGGTTTTAGAGGTGCTGGATGGGAAGTTATAAAAGTAATCTGGGGAAGATATTGGGATCCTTTATTAGAAAAAGATAAAACAGGTAAACTTGTAGAGCTTATGGAAGAAACAGTTGATGGTGAATACCAAAACTATAAACAAAAAGGTGGAGCTTATACAAGAGAGCACTTCTTTAATAAATATGAAGAAACAAAAGAATTAGTTGCAAATATGGGTGATGATGAAATCTGGAGATTAAATAGAGGTGGACACGACCCTGTGAAAGTTTATGCAGCATATAAAAGAGCAAATGAAACTAAAGGAAGACCAACAGTAATCTTAGCTAAGACAGTTAAAGGTTATGGAATGGGTGATGCAGCTGAAGGTAAAAATATTGCTCATGGTGTTAAAAAGATTGATTTTGATACACTGAAAAAATTTAGAGATAGATTTGATATACCAATTTCAGATGAAGAGTTAAAAACTTTACCATATTATAAACCTGCTGAAGATAGTGAAGAGATGCAATATCTAAGAGAAAGAAGAGCAGCTTTAGGTGGTTATGTTCCTCAAAGAAGAAAAGAGTTCTCTGCAAAACTTCAAATTCCTGCATTAAATGCTTTTGAAGCTATTTTAGAAGGAAGTGGTGATAGAGAAGTTTCTACAACTATGGTATTTGTAAGAATCTTAAATGCACTTGTAAAAGATAAAGGTATTGGAAAAAGAATTGTTCCTATTGTTCCTGATGAAGCTAGAACTTTTGGTATGGAAGGTATGTTTAGACAAATTGGTATTTATGCACATGAAGGACAAAAGTATGTTCCTCAAGATAGAGACCAAGTTGCATATTATAAAGAGGATAAAAAAGGACAAGTTCTTCAAGAAGGAATTAATGAGTTAGGTGCTATGGGTTCATGGGTAGCAGCAGCAACTTCATATTCTGTAAATGATTGTCCAATGATTCCATTTTATATTTACTACTCAATGTTTGGATTCCAAAGAATTGGAGATATGGCATGGGCAGCAGGTGATTTACAAGCAAGAGGTTTCTTAGTTGGTGGAACATCAGGAAGAACTACATTAAATGGAGAAGGTTTACAACATCAAGATGGACATAGTCATATTTTAGCTAATACAATTCCAAATTGTATCTCTTATGACCCAACTTATGGATATGAATTAGCAGTAATTGTTCAAAATGGTATAGAAAGAATGTATGGTGAAAAACAAGAAAATATTTTCTATTACTTAACAACAATGAATGAAAACTATAAACAACCAGCAATGCCAAAAGGTGTAGAAGAGGGTATTATTAAAGGTATCTATAAATTAGAAACTACAGAAGCTAAAAATAACTTTGATGTAAAATTATTAGGTTGTGGTTCTATTTTAGAGCAAGTAAGAACTGCTTCACAAATTTTAGCAAATGATTATGGTATTTCTTCAGAAGTTTACTCTGTAACTTCATTTAATGAATTAACAAGAGAAGCACAAGATGTAGAAAGATATAATATGTTACATCCAAATGATGAGAATAAAGTACCTTTTATAACTCAAGTTTTAGGTGAAAATGATAATAATATTGTAGTTTCTGCAACAGATTATATGAAATTATATTCTGAGCAAATTAGAGCTTATGTAAAAGGAAACTATAAAACTTTAGGTACTGATGGATTTGGTAGATCTGATAGTAGAGATAATTTAAGAGCACACTTTGAAGTTGATGCTAATTTTATAGTGTTTACAACAATTTCTCAATTAGTTGAGAAAGGAAAACTAGATAAGTCTGTATTAATTGATACAATTAAGAAATTTAATATAAATACAGAAAAAATTAACCCATTAAAAGCGTAA
- the aceF gene encoding dihydrolipoyllysine-residue acetyltransferase encodes MSIEEIKLPDVGGDAVEVIEICVNVGDFIEEEEAIIVVETEKASMDIPASFSGTIESLNVKAGDKITEGTVVCTMKKAGAEEAPAVETKEEVKEVEAPVEKQEVKEETVEVEKTASQELVTQIEDVFVPDLGQDGEVDVIEIIVSVGDEVNEEDGLITLETEKATMDVPAPFNGKVKELLVNAGDKVKSGALIAKIEKQVAVETKVAPTIKAQTPAPSLKVEEQVEEKVESKVVEVSNEEFSASSKVYASPSVRRIAREFGVDLAKVKGSGRKNRILKEDVRLFIKEQLSKPAAAQASNGTSLGFNLPELKPIDFSKFGEIETVELSRIQKISGPSLHRNWVGIPHVTQFDEADITELEEFRKTQNTVFAKKNSDVKISPLVFALKAVAKALQIHPNFNSSLSADGQSIIYKKYINIAVAVDTPNGLVVPVIKNVDKKGFEELSTELKEISLKARDGKLKLEDMQGACFTISSLGGIGGTKFTPIINAPEVAILGLSKSEIKPKWDGEKFEPRLMLPLSLSYDHRVIDGAEAARFTTTLATLLSDIRLLLL; translated from the coding sequence ATGAGTATAGAAGAAATCAAACTACCTGATGTTGGTGGAGATGCAGTAGAAGTTATAGAAATTTGTGTAAATGTTGGTGATTTTATTGAAGAAGAAGAGGCAATAATCGTAGTTGAAACAGAAAAAGCCTCTATGGATATTCCAGCAAGTTTTTCTGGAACTATTGAGTCATTAAATGTTAAAGCTGGTGATAAAATTACAGAAGGTACAGTAGTTTGTACTATGAAAAAAGCAGGGGCAGAAGAAGCACCTGCTGTTGAAACAAAAGAAGAAGTAAAAGAAGTAGAAGCGCCAGTAGAAAAACAAGAAGTTAAAGAAGAAACTGTTGAAGTTGAAAAAACAGCTTCTCAAGAGTTAGTAACACAAATTGAAGATGTTTTTGTACCTGATTTAGGACAAGATGGTGAAGTTGATGTTATTGAAATTATTGTAAGTGTTGGTGATGAGGTAAATGAAGAAGATGGACTTATCACTTTAGAAACAGAAAAAGCTACAATGGATGTTCCTGCACCTTTTAATGGAAAAGTAAAAGAACTTTTAGTTAATGCTGGTGATAAAGTAAAAAGTGGAGCTTTAATAGCAAAAATTGAAAAACAAGTTGCAGTTGAAACTAAAGTTGCACCTACAATTAAAGCACAAACGCCTGCCCCTTCTTTAAAAGTAGAAGAACAAGTAGAAGAAAAAGTGGAATCAAAAGTTGTTGAAGTTAGCAATGAAGAGTTTTCAGCTTCTTCAAAAGTTTATGCTTCTCCTTCTGTTAGAAGAATTGCAAGGGAGTTTGGTGTTGATTTAGCTAAAGTAAAAGGAAGTGGTAGAAAAAATAGAATCTTAAAAGAAGATGTTAGACTATTTATAAAAGAACAACTTTCAAAACCAGCAGCTGCACAAGCTTCAAATGGTACTTCTCTTGGATTTAATTTACCTGAATTAAAACCAATTGATTTTTCTAAATTTGGAGAAATAGAAACTGTTGAATTAAGTAGAATTCAAAAAATATCAGGTCCAAGTTTACATAGAAACTGGGTTGGAATACCTCATGTTACTCAATTTGATGAAGCAGATATTACAGAACTTGAAGAGTTTAGAAAAACTCAAAATACAGTTTTTGCTAAGAAAAATAGTGATGTGAAAATTTCTCCACTTGTATTTGCTTTAAAAGCAGTTGCAAAAGCTTTACAAATACATCCAAACTTTAATTCATCATTAAGTGCAGATGGACAAAGTATTATTTATAAAAAATATATCAATATTGCAGTTGCAGTTGATACACCAAATGGTTTAGTTGTTCCTGTTATTAAAAATGTGGATAAAAAAGGTTTTGAAGAGTTATCAACTGAATTAAAAGAGATTTCACTAAAAGCAAGAGATGGAAAATTAAAACTTGAAGATATGCAAGGTGCTTGTTTTACAATCTCAAGTCTTGGTGGTATAGGAGGAACTAAATTTACTCCAATTATTAATGCGCCAGAAGTTGCTATTTTAGGATTATCTAAATCTGAAATAAAACCAAAATGGGATGGTGAGAAATTTGAACCAAGATTAATGCTTCCATTATCATTATCTTATGACCATAGGGTTATTGATGGAGCAGAGGCAGCAAGGTTTACAACAACATTAGCAACATTATTAAGCGATATTAGATTATTGCTTTTATAA
- the lpdA gene encoding dihydrolipoyl dehydrogenase produces the protein MSNEIKAQVLVIGAGPAGYSAAFRSADLGFEVVLVEKHNTLGGVCLNVGCIPSKALLHVAKVIEESEHISHHGVVFSKPQIDLAKIADYKNGVVKKLTDGLGAMAKMRKVKVVQGVATFLNKNSVVVKNEQEETIVNFDNAIIAAGSRPIELPFIPHHDPRIWDSTDALRLKEVPKKLLIMGGGIIGLEMGTVYQKLGSTIDVVEMQDQLVPVADKDVIKAYTKANKDRFNIMLNTKVTKVEAKEDGIYVSMEGEGVSTEPVVYDAVLVAIGRAANGKLLGLENAGVNVNNWGIIEVDKQMRTNVDNIFAVGDIVGQPMLAHKGVHEAHVAAEVIAGKKHYFEPKVIPSIAYTFPEIAWVGMTEKEAKEAGIDYEVATFPWSASGRALASDVSENGMTKLIFKKEDHTLIGGALVGDNAGELLGEITLALEMDCDAEDIALTIHAHPTLHESVGMAAEIYEGTITDLPNAKAKKSK, from the coding sequence ATGAGTAATGAGATTAAAGCACAAGTTTTAGTTATAGGAGCAGGGCCTGCTGGGTACTCTGCTGCTTTTAGAAGTGCAGATTTAGGGTTTGAAGTAGTATTAGTTGAAAAACACAATACTTTAGGTGGTGTATGTTTAAATGTTGGATGTATTCCTTCAAAAGCTCTTTTACATGTGGCAAAAGTTATTGAAGAGAGTGAACATATCTCTCATCATGGGGTTGTTTTTTCAAAACCACAAATTGATTTAGCAAAAATTGCAGATTATAAAAACGGTGTAGTTAAAAAACTAACTGACGGTTTAGGTGCAATGGCTAAGATGAGAAAAGTAAAAGTAGTTCAAGGTGTTGCTACTTTTTTAAATAAAAATAGTGTAGTTGTTAAAAATGAGCAAGAAGAGACTATTGTAAATTTTGACAATGCAATTATTGCAGCTGGTTCAAGACCAATAGAATTACCTTTTATTCCTCATCATGACCCTAGAATTTGGGATTCAACTGATGCTTTAAGACTAAAAGAAGTTCCAAAAAAACTACTAATTATGGGTGGTGGTATTATTGGGCTTGAAATGGGAACAGTTTATCAAAAACTAGGTTCAACTATAGATGTGGTTGAAATGCAAGATCAATTGGTTCCTGTTGCTGATAAAGATGTAATCAAAGCTTATACAAAAGCAAATAAAGATAGATTTAATATTATGTTAAATACTAAAGTTACTAAAGTTGAAGCAAAAGAAGATGGAATTTATGTATCTATGGAAGGTGAGGGTGTTTCAACTGAACCTGTTGTTTATGATGCTGTTTTAGTAGCAATTGGGAGAGCAGCAAATGGTAAACTTTTAGGTTTAGAAAATGCTGGCGTAAATGTTAATAATTGGGGAATTATTGAAGTTGATAAACAAATGAGAACAAATGTAGATAATATCTTTGCAGTTGGGGATATTGTTGGGCAACCAATGCTAGCTCATAAAGGTGTACATGAAGCCCATGTGGCAGCAGAAGTAATTGCTGGTAAAAAACACTATTTTGAACCAAAAGTTATCCCTTCTATTGCTTATACCTTCCCAGAAATTGCTTGGGTTGGTATGACTGAAAAAGAAGCTAAAGAAGCTGGAATTGATTATGAAGTGGCAACTTTCCCTTGGTCTGCTTCAGGAAGAGCACTTGCAAGTGATGTAAGTGAAAATGGAATGACTAAATTAATTTTCAAAAAAGAAGACCATACTTTAATAGGTGGAGCTTTAGTTGGAGATAATGCAGGGGAGTTATTAGGTGAAATTACACTTGCTTTAGAGATGGATTGTGATGCAGAAGATATTGCTCTTACAATTCATGCACATCCTACATTACATGAATCTGTTGGAATGGCAGCAGAGATTTATGAAGGTACTATTACAGATCTTCCAAATGCAAAAGCAAAAAAGAGTAAATAA